A region from the Hylaeus volcanicus isolate JK05 chromosome 6, UHH_iyHylVolc1.0_haploid, whole genome shotgun sequence genome encodes:
- the LOC128878044 gene encoding hybrid signal transduction histidine kinase B isoform X1 yields the protein MAREELRSKRPFKIWDSWRNVRKGLVVSNFEELIHRGKEKLGVPQNENVSLVLESDGTQVEDGEYFKTLANNTILLLLRHGERWCPTGVDIIRAAISAIPKIVCETIHALELHDETPSWKIMDNKGRVTVVLHWDQRSSTSSQVQQQQKGPDVQSSKYSPTKKADLSGAQRPSLVIQTSLDKFNYREKSGHLAAEIGPSRYTSPQITVINHDDMQQQSQPPQPQPHGISSRLVKQSTNSFDSTTIHIHTPECSNHIHQPVVRNGSPVNGADGGASGECDFHCCALHEEGRRIAVHKSVATSPIQDAQHQQYQQQQQQQQQQQQQQQQQHHHQHHQQQQTQTQTPSPQPPSSLSDGTRRPGLAKGHVRFCDTADEESSPRLAGNSTGGFHLHHHYNHHQEHDSSESETENTIMEDEIVTSEKFLLLIDQLTVDQKHLSIKDIGIILERLSSKILDVERLDRESESEECYNWTIKAIIRGDVLRELGIIYNGNFYAISEHPGYKEESEENNEDNEEEEEEDRL from the exons ATGGCAAGAGAG GAGTTACGGAGCAAGAGACCTTTTAAGATATGGGACAGCTGGCGTAACGTAAGAAAGGGACTGGTTGTTAGCAATTTCGAGGAACTGATACACCGGG GCAAGGAGAAGTTGGGCGTGCCACAAAACGAAAATGTCTCTCTAGTGTTGGAGTCGGACGGAACACAAGTCGAGGACGGAGAATACTTCAAGACCCTAGCGAACAATACGATCCTGTTGTTGCTGCGGCATGGTGAACGCTGGTGTCCAACAGGAGTCGACATCATACGCGCCG CGATTTCAGCCATACCGAAAATAGTTTGCGAAACGATCCACGCCCTGGAGCTGCACGATGAAACGCCGTCGTGGAAGATCATGGACAATAAGGGACGAGTCACCGTGGTGCTCCACTGGGATCAGCGTTCGTCCACGTCGTCGCAGGTGCAGCAACAACAGAAGGGTCCGGACGTCCAGAGCTCCAAGTATTCGCCCACAAAGAAAGCCGATCTGAGCGGAGCCCAGCGGCCGTCGTTGGTGATACAGACCAGCCTGGACAAGTTCAACTACAGGGAGAAATCGGGTCACTTGGCGGCGGAGATCGGTCCCAGTCGCTACACCAGCCCCCAAATCACTGTGATAAATCATGACGACATG CAGCAGCAGTCGCAGCCGCCGCAGCCGCAGCCCCACGGGATCTCCAGCCGCCTGGTCAAGCAGAGCACCAACTCGTTCGACAGCACCACCATCCATATCCATACGCCGGAGTGCTCGAACCACATCCATCAGCCGGTGGTGCGTAACGGGAGTCCTGTAAACGGGGCGGACGGTGGTGCCAGCGGGGAATGCGACTTCCACTGCTGCGCCCTCCACGAGGAGGGACGCAGAATCGCCGTGCACAAATCCGTGGCCACCTCGCCGATCCAGGACGCTCAGCATCAACAGTaccagcaacagcagcagcagcagcaacagcaacagcaacaacaacagcaacagcatcATCATCAGCATCATCAACAGCAACAGACCCAGACTCAGACCCCGTCTCCTCAGCCGCCGTCCTCGTTGTCGGATGGCACGAGACGGCCCGGTCTGGCCAAGGGTCACGTCAGATTCTGCGATACCGCCGACGAGGAATCCAGCCCGCGGTTGGCTGGAAACTCGACCGGCGGGTTTCACCTTCATCATCATTACAATCATCATCAGGAGCACGATAGCTCCGAGTCGGAGACCGAGAACACGATCATGGAGGACGAGATCGTCACCTCGGAGAAGTTTTTACTGCTCATAGATCAGCTCACCGTAGACCAGAAGCATTTAAGCATCAAGGACATCGGTATCATCCTCGAACGGCTCAGCTCAAAGATTCTCGACGTCGAGCGTCTCGAtcgcgagagcgagagcgaggaGTGTTACAACTGGACGATCAAGGCGATCATCAGGGGCGACGTGTTGAGAGAGTTGGGGATCATTTACAACGGGAATTTCTATGCGATCTCCGAACATCCCGGCTACAAGGAGGAGTCTGAGGAAAATAACGAGGATaacgaggaggaggaggaggaggataGACTTTAA
- the LOC128878044 gene encoding homeobox protein prospero isoform X2: MAREELRSKRPFKIWDSWRNVRKGLVVSNFEELIHRGKEKLGVPQNENVSLVLESDGTQVEDGEYFKTLANNTILLLLRHGERWCPTGVDIIRAAISAIPKIVCETIHALELHDETPSWKIMDNKGRVTVVLHWDQRSSTSSQVQQQQKGPDVQSSKYSPTKKADLSGAQRPSLVIQTSLDKFNYREKSGHLAAEIGPSRYTSPQITVINHDDMQQSQPPQPQPHGISSRLVKQSTNSFDSTTIHIHTPECSNHIHQPVVRNGSPVNGADGGASGECDFHCCALHEEGRRIAVHKSVATSPIQDAQHQQYQQQQQQQQQQQQQQQQQHHHQHHQQQQTQTQTPSPQPPSSLSDGTRRPGLAKGHVRFCDTADEESSPRLAGNSTGGFHLHHHYNHHQEHDSSESETENTIMEDEIVTSEKFLLLIDQLTVDQKHLSIKDIGIILERLSSKILDVERLDRESESEECYNWTIKAIIRGDVLRELGIIYNGNFYAISEHPGYKEESEENNEDNEEEEEEDRL; this comes from the exons ATGGCAAGAGAG GAGTTACGGAGCAAGAGACCTTTTAAGATATGGGACAGCTGGCGTAACGTAAGAAAGGGACTGGTTGTTAGCAATTTCGAGGAACTGATACACCGGG GCAAGGAGAAGTTGGGCGTGCCACAAAACGAAAATGTCTCTCTAGTGTTGGAGTCGGACGGAACACAAGTCGAGGACGGAGAATACTTCAAGACCCTAGCGAACAATACGATCCTGTTGTTGCTGCGGCATGGTGAACGCTGGTGTCCAACAGGAGTCGACATCATACGCGCCG CGATTTCAGCCATACCGAAAATAGTTTGCGAAACGATCCACGCCCTGGAGCTGCACGATGAAACGCCGTCGTGGAAGATCATGGACAATAAGGGACGAGTCACCGTGGTGCTCCACTGGGATCAGCGTTCGTCCACGTCGTCGCAGGTGCAGCAACAACAGAAGGGTCCGGACGTCCAGAGCTCCAAGTATTCGCCCACAAAGAAAGCCGATCTGAGCGGAGCCCAGCGGCCGTCGTTGGTGATACAGACCAGCCTGGACAAGTTCAACTACAGGGAGAAATCGGGTCACTTGGCGGCGGAGATCGGTCCCAGTCGCTACACCAGCCCCCAAATCACTGTGATAAATCATGACGACATG CAGCAGTCGCAGCCGCCGCAGCCGCAGCCCCACGGGATCTCCAGCCGCCTGGTCAAGCAGAGCACCAACTCGTTCGACAGCACCACCATCCATATCCATACGCCGGAGTGCTCGAACCACATCCATCAGCCGGTGGTGCGTAACGGGAGTCCTGTAAACGGGGCGGACGGTGGTGCCAGCGGGGAATGCGACTTCCACTGCTGCGCCCTCCACGAGGAGGGACGCAGAATCGCCGTGCACAAATCCGTGGCCACCTCGCCGATCCAGGACGCTCAGCATCAACAGTaccagcaacagcagcagcagcagcaacagcaacagcaacaacaacagcaacagcatcATCATCAGCATCATCAACAGCAACAGACCCAGACTCAGACCCCGTCTCCTCAGCCGCCGTCCTCGTTGTCGGATGGCACGAGACGGCCCGGTCTGGCCAAGGGTCACGTCAGATTCTGCGATACCGCCGACGAGGAATCCAGCCCGCGGTTGGCTGGAAACTCGACCGGCGGGTTTCACCTTCATCATCATTACAATCATCATCAGGAGCACGATAGCTCCGAGTCGGAGACCGAGAACACGATCATGGAGGACGAGATCGTCACCTCGGAGAAGTTTTTACTGCTCATAGATCAGCTCACCGTAGACCAGAAGCATTTAAGCATCAAGGACATCGGTATCATCCTCGAACGGCTCAGCTCAAAGATTCTCGACGTCGAGCGTCTCGAtcgcgagagcgagagcgaggaGTGTTACAACTGGACGATCAAGGCGATCATCAGGGGCGACGTGTTGAGAGAGTTGGGGATCATTTACAACGGGAATTTCTATGCGATCTCCGAACATCCCGGCTACAAGGAGGAGTCTGAGGAAAATAACGAGGATaacgaggaggaggaggaggaggataGACTTTAA
- the LOC128878043 gene encoding centrosomal protein of 131 kDa isoform X1, whose amino-acid sequence MIHNVIMKTGMINISHKKLHGKPPVKKFFRSKDVNLKQSELAMENVSYEKEKDNSNPAMKMEKEDYNQNIIESTTCSFEQLCDMISNLEHLEDNIASNVENIGSEMPEINLQLEPEKDNSKEKRETNESTYDDIMSFLTKLEDGSLDSTKVNVPEVDAVILQEIFSSKRLACVNYDSIVATEVTNRIPRVFEEDLAMARLQLEERNATITILKDQLKSERKLVCEKLDAQSKSNASKLLAQKEKYNAIVKRHQKFIEQLISEKTDLTEKCNSLIERVNEMEIKIQRDLKCAADRHCVELQRAKEHYAAAERIKRERWIESRTTKIKEMTVKGLEPELRNMMEQHAEEMLGLRNAHMKELQDAELRIIRRSNQQLEQLRLELTDSHERMLTNEKNILWARYKEKLEEQERQFKAQEAKFAEELQRDRERFSKKQDKHDAEREAALQRIQLQCQQEIEALRQQHTNEKKALQQSLKAEWEAWLADYKRQQNLKLQNTESDIIDKCYKERDRQIELAIERLEKDCRDTKLTLQRNFDNKFRLLREKFEMDLQTAIDNEKLYKNKLAQTENKLSQSEVQLQMVEKKLQEYRSDWKNINEAVKRSTMEKENAKKLARQEIEVEKRELEEKIASLYQEISRNNANRDASMAQLHSRIKLIMTQKVLTIKNLTKQLDDVKSKCQHLEKLVDQQRREYILKCL is encoded by the exons ATGATTCATAATGTGATCATGAAAACAG GTATGATCAACATTagccataaaaaacttcatgGAAAGCCACCGGTCAAGAAATTTTTTCGATCCAAAGACGTTAATCTAAAGCAAAGTGAACTTGCCatggaaaatgtttcttatgagaaagaaaaggatAATTCAAACCCAGCTATGAAAATGGAGAAAGAAGACTACAACCAAAACATCATCGAATCGACGACGTGCTCGTTTGAGCAGCTCTGCGATATGATTAGCAACTTGGAGCACTTGGAGGACAACATTGCGAGCAACGTGGAAAACATTGGTAGCGAGATGCCAGAGATTAATCTCCAG CTCGAACCAGAGAAAGACAACTCCAAAGAAAAACGTGAAACGAACGAGTCTACTTACGATGACATAATGTCCTTTTTAACGAAACTCGAAGATG GTTCTCTGGATTCAACAAAGGTGAACGTACCTGAGGTGGACGCAGTAATTCTTCAAGAGATATTCAGTTCGAAACGTTTGGCTTGCGTTAATTACGACAG CATTGTTGCAACCGAGGTTACAAACCGTATCCCTCGAGTGTTCGAAGAAGACTTAGCCATGGCGCGATTACAACTGGAGGAGAGAAATGCCACTATAACGATTCTAAAGGATCAGCTCAAGTCCGAAAGAAAGCTTGTCTGCGAGAAGTTGGATGCTCAGAGTAAAAGTAACGCTTCCAAGCTACTGGCACAGAAAGAGAAATACAATGCAATCGTGAAGAGGCATCAAAAGTTTATCGAGCAACTCATCTCTGAGAAAACTGATCTGACAGAAAAGTGTAACTCATTGATCGAGAGAGTCAACGAGATGGAGATTAAGATACAGAGAGATCTGAAATGCGCTGCTGACAGACACTGCGTGGAACTCCAAAGGGCAAAGGAACACTATGCAGCAGCAGAAAGGATCAAAAGGGAGCGGTGGATAGAATCTAGGACCACAAAGATCAAG GAGATGACTGTGAAGGGTTTGGAGCCTGAGTTGCGAAACATGATGGAGCAGCATGCCGAAGAGATGCTAGGGCTAAGAAACGCGCACATGAAGGAGCTCCAAGATGCAGAATTGAGAATAATAAGGAGATCTAATCAACAGTTGGAACAACTTCGATTAGAACTCACGGATAGCCATGAAAGGATGTTAACCAACGAGAAGAATATTTTGTGGGCCAG ATACAAGGAGAAGTTGGAGGAGCAAGAAAGACAATTTAAAGCGCAAGAAGCGAAATTCGCGGAAGAACTGCAACGTGACAGGGAAAGATTTAGCAAGAAACAAGATAAACATGACGCTGAAAGAGAAGCTGCGTTACAAAGAATTCAACTGCAATGTCag caagAAATAGAAGCTCTGAGACAACAGCatacaaatgaaaagaaagCTCTTCAGCAGTCACTGAAGGCGGAATGGGAGGCTTGGCTTGCAGACTACAAGAGACAGCAAAATCTAAAGCTTCAAAACACCGAGAGCGATATAATAGACAAATGCTACAAGGAAAGGGACCGACAAATCGAATTAGCCATTGAACGCCTTGAAAAAGATTGCCGAGACACGAAGTTAACCCTTCAGcgaaattttgataataaatttag ATTATTGAGGGAAAAGTTCGAAATGGACTTGCAAACCGCGATTGACAATgaaaaactttataaaaataaattagcacAGACAGAAAATAAACTTAGTCAAAGTGAAGTTCAATTACAGatggtggaaaaaaaattacaagagtATCGGTCTGATTGGAAGAACATAAACGAG GCGGTTAAACGATCAACTATGGAAAAGGAAAATGCTAAAAAATTAGCTAGGCAGGAAATTGAAGTAGAAAAAAGGGAATTGGAGGAAAAGATTGCTTCGCTTTACCAAGAAATATCTCGAAATAATGCAAATAGAGACGCTTCCATGGCTCAACTGCACAGCAG AATTAAACTGATAATGACTCAAAAAGTCCTGACGATAAAAAATCTCACCAAACAACTGGACGACGTTAAATCAAAGTGCCAACATTTGGAAAAGTTGGTGGACCAGCAACggagagaatatattttaaaatgtttatga
- the LOC128878043 gene encoding centrosomal protein of 131 kDa isoform X2, translating into MKMEKEDYNQNIIESTTCSFEQLCDMISNLEHLEDNIASNVENIGSEMPEINLQLEPEKDNSKEKRETNESTYDDIMSFLTKLEDGSLDSTKVNVPEVDAVILQEIFSSKRLACVNYDSIVATEVTNRIPRVFEEDLAMARLQLEERNATITILKDQLKSERKLVCEKLDAQSKSNASKLLAQKEKYNAIVKRHQKFIEQLISEKTDLTEKCNSLIERVNEMEIKIQRDLKCAADRHCVELQRAKEHYAAAERIKRERWIESRTTKIKEMTVKGLEPELRNMMEQHAEEMLGLRNAHMKELQDAELRIIRRSNQQLEQLRLELTDSHERMLTNEKNILWARYKEKLEEQERQFKAQEAKFAEELQRDRERFSKKQDKHDAEREAALQRIQLQCQQEIEALRQQHTNEKKALQQSLKAEWEAWLADYKRQQNLKLQNTESDIIDKCYKERDRQIELAIERLEKDCRDTKLTLQRNFDNKFRLLREKFEMDLQTAIDNEKLYKNKLAQTENKLSQSEVQLQMVEKKLQEYRSDWKNINEAVKRSTMEKENAKKLARQEIEVEKRELEEKIASLYQEISRNNANRDASMAQLHSRIKLIMTQKVLTIKNLTKQLDDVKSKCQHLEKLVDQQRREYILKCL; encoded by the exons ATGAAAATGGAGAAAGAAGACTACAACCAAAACATCATCGAATCGACGACGTGCTCGTTTGAGCAGCTCTGCGATATGATTAGCAACTTGGAGCACTTGGAGGACAACATTGCGAGCAACGTGGAAAACATTGGTAGCGAGATGCCAGAGATTAATCTCCAG CTCGAACCAGAGAAAGACAACTCCAAAGAAAAACGTGAAACGAACGAGTCTACTTACGATGACATAATGTCCTTTTTAACGAAACTCGAAGATG GTTCTCTGGATTCAACAAAGGTGAACGTACCTGAGGTGGACGCAGTAATTCTTCAAGAGATATTCAGTTCGAAACGTTTGGCTTGCGTTAATTACGACAG CATTGTTGCAACCGAGGTTACAAACCGTATCCCTCGAGTGTTCGAAGAAGACTTAGCCATGGCGCGATTACAACTGGAGGAGAGAAATGCCACTATAACGATTCTAAAGGATCAGCTCAAGTCCGAAAGAAAGCTTGTCTGCGAGAAGTTGGATGCTCAGAGTAAAAGTAACGCTTCCAAGCTACTGGCACAGAAAGAGAAATACAATGCAATCGTGAAGAGGCATCAAAAGTTTATCGAGCAACTCATCTCTGAGAAAACTGATCTGACAGAAAAGTGTAACTCATTGATCGAGAGAGTCAACGAGATGGAGATTAAGATACAGAGAGATCTGAAATGCGCTGCTGACAGACACTGCGTGGAACTCCAAAGGGCAAAGGAACACTATGCAGCAGCAGAAAGGATCAAAAGGGAGCGGTGGATAGAATCTAGGACCACAAAGATCAAG GAGATGACTGTGAAGGGTTTGGAGCCTGAGTTGCGAAACATGATGGAGCAGCATGCCGAAGAGATGCTAGGGCTAAGAAACGCGCACATGAAGGAGCTCCAAGATGCAGAATTGAGAATAATAAGGAGATCTAATCAACAGTTGGAACAACTTCGATTAGAACTCACGGATAGCCATGAAAGGATGTTAACCAACGAGAAGAATATTTTGTGGGCCAG ATACAAGGAGAAGTTGGAGGAGCAAGAAAGACAATTTAAAGCGCAAGAAGCGAAATTCGCGGAAGAACTGCAACGTGACAGGGAAAGATTTAGCAAGAAACAAGATAAACATGACGCTGAAAGAGAAGCTGCGTTACAAAGAATTCAACTGCAATGTCag caagAAATAGAAGCTCTGAGACAACAGCatacaaatgaaaagaaagCTCTTCAGCAGTCACTGAAGGCGGAATGGGAGGCTTGGCTTGCAGACTACAAGAGACAGCAAAATCTAAAGCTTCAAAACACCGAGAGCGATATAATAGACAAATGCTACAAGGAAAGGGACCGACAAATCGAATTAGCCATTGAACGCCTTGAAAAAGATTGCCGAGACACGAAGTTAACCCTTCAGcgaaattttgataataaatttag ATTATTGAGGGAAAAGTTCGAAATGGACTTGCAAACCGCGATTGACAATgaaaaactttataaaaataaattagcacAGACAGAAAATAAACTTAGTCAAAGTGAAGTTCAATTACAGatggtggaaaaaaaattacaagagtATCGGTCTGATTGGAAGAACATAAACGAG GCGGTTAAACGATCAACTATGGAAAAGGAAAATGCTAAAAAATTAGCTAGGCAGGAAATTGAAGTAGAAAAAAGGGAATTGGAGGAAAAGATTGCTTCGCTTTACCAAGAAATATCTCGAAATAATGCAAATAGAGACGCTTCCATGGCTCAACTGCACAGCAG AATTAAACTGATAATGACTCAAAAAGTCCTGACGATAAAAAATCTCACCAAACAACTGGACGACGTTAAATCAAAGTGCCAACATTTGGAAAAGTTGGTGGACCAGCAACggagagaatatattttaaaatgtttatga
- the LOC128878043 gene encoding centrosomal protein of 131 kDa isoform X3 has protein sequence MYLYMTLFSRAYTCSLDSTKVNVPEVDAVILQEIFSSKRLACVNYDSIVATEVTNRIPRVFEEDLAMARLQLEERNATITILKDQLKSERKLVCEKLDAQSKSNASKLLAQKEKYNAIVKRHQKFIEQLISEKTDLTEKCNSLIERVNEMEIKIQRDLKCAADRHCVELQRAKEHYAAAERIKRERWIESRTTKIKEMTVKGLEPELRNMMEQHAEEMLGLRNAHMKELQDAELRIIRRSNQQLEQLRLELTDSHERMLTNEKNILWARYKEKLEEQERQFKAQEAKFAEELQRDRERFSKKQDKHDAEREAALQRIQLQCQQEIEALRQQHTNEKKALQQSLKAEWEAWLADYKRQQNLKLQNTESDIIDKCYKERDRQIELAIERLEKDCRDTKLTLQRNFDNKFRLLREKFEMDLQTAIDNEKLYKNKLAQTENKLSQSEVQLQMVEKKLQEYRSDWKNINEAVKRSTMEKENAKKLARQEIEVEKRELEEKIASLYQEISRNNANRDASMAQLHSRIKLIMTQKVLTIKNLTKQLDDVKSKCQHLEKLVDQQRREYILKCL, from the exons ATGTACCTCTACATGACACTTTTCTCACGCgcgtatacat GTTCTCTGGATTCAACAAAGGTGAACGTACCTGAGGTGGACGCAGTAATTCTTCAAGAGATATTCAGTTCGAAACGTTTGGCTTGCGTTAATTACGACAG CATTGTTGCAACCGAGGTTACAAACCGTATCCCTCGAGTGTTCGAAGAAGACTTAGCCATGGCGCGATTACAACTGGAGGAGAGAAATGCCACTATAACGATTCTAAAGGATCAGCTCAAGTCCGAAAGAAAGCTTGTCTGCGAGAAGTTGGATGCTCAGAGTAAAAGTAACGCTTCCAAGCTACTGGCACAGAAAGAGAAATACAATGCAATCGTGAAGAGGCATCAAAAGTTTATCGAGCAACTCATCTCTGAGAAAACTGATCTGACAGAAAAGTGTAACTCATTGATCGAGAGAGTCAACGAGATGGAGATTAAGATACAGAGAGATCTGAAATGCGCTGCTGACAGACACTGCGTGGAACTCCAAAGGGCAAAGGAACACTATGCAGCAGCAGAAAGGATCAAAAGGGAGCGGTGGATAGAATCTAGGACCACAAAGATCAAG GAGATGACTGTGAAGGGTTTGGAGCCTGAGTTGCGAAACATGATGGAGCAGCATGCCGAAGAGATGCTAGGGCTAAGAAACGCGCACATGAAGGAGCTCCAAGATGCAGAATTGAGAATAATAAGGAGATCTAATCAACAGTTGGAACAACTTCGATTAGAACTCACGGATAGCCATGAAAGGATGTTAACCAACGAGAAGAATATTTTGTGGGCCAG ATACAAGGAGAAGTTGGAGGAGCAAGAAAGACAATTTAAAGCGCAAGAAGCGAAATTCGCGGAAGAACTGCAACGTGACAGGGAAAGATTTAGCAAGAAACAAGATAAACATGACGCTGAAAGAGAAGCTGCGTTACAAAGAATTCAACTGCAATGTCag caagAAATAGAAGCTCTGAGACAACAGCatacaaatgaaaagaaagCTCTTCAGCAGTCACTGAAGGCGGAATGGGAGGCTTGGCTTGCAGACTACAAGAGACAGCAAAATCTAAAGCTTCAAAACACCGAGAGCGATATAATAGACAAATGCTACAAGGAAAGGGACCGACAAATCGAATTAGCCATTGAACGCCTTGAAAAAGATTGCCGAGACACGAAGTTAACCCTTCAGcgaaattttgataataaatttag ATTATTGAGGGAAAAGTTCGAAATGGACTTGCAAACCGCGATTGACAATgaaaaactttataaaaataaattagcacAGACAGAAAATAAACTTAGTCAAAGTGAAGTTCAATTACAGatggtggaaaaaaaattacaagagtATCGGTCTGATTGGAAGAACATAAACGAG GCGGTTAAACGATCAACTATGGAAAAGGAAAATGCTAAAAAATTAGCTAGGCAGGAAATTGAAGTAGAAAAAAGGGAATTGGAGGAAAAGATTGCTTCGCTTTACCAAGAAATATCTCGAAATAATGCAAATAGAGACGCTTCCATGGCTCAACTGCACAGCAG AATTAAACTGATAATGACTCAAAAAGTCCTGACGATAAAAAATCTCACCAAACAACTGGACGACGTTAAATCAAAGTGCCAACATTTGGAAAAGTTGGTGGACCAGCAACggagagaatatattttaaaatgtttatga